A window of Palaemon carinicauda isolate YSFRI2023 chromosome 27, ASM3689809v2, whole genome shotgun sequence contains these coding sequences:
- the LOC137620953 gene encoding protein FAM200C-like, translated as MTQISLSNNTIRSRINDMAESIKNQVVQKVRGSQFFSIQLDESTDVANLSQLLVFVRYTTEKGIAEELLFCNPLQTTAKSQDVMDLINDFFEDTNITWESLVGVCMDGDPTMLGSRSGFITLIQQKNPAVESTHYLIYKEVLASRTIPKNFKQHLETVIKVFNFIKGSALNTQLFCRLYEGMEADHESLLFHTQLNRKLQGKGTNIFFQSDKIRAFVAKLELWKKRAGSGSFSSLLTLNKCVEDMEDGLPDPIAEDIKQHLEGLEEEFKYYFPGITNESNENKLIRDPFQRNVDDVPEAWQEEFLDLKNYSAAKDAFQNMELEEFWTQVGGTYPLLATNALRILVQFSSTYLCETGFSSLVHLKTKTRNKLEVEADL; from the exons ATGACCCAGATTTCCCTTTCAAACAACACCATTCGGTCACGGATCAATGATATGGCTGAGAGCATCAAGAACCAAGTTGTTCAGAAGGTTCGAGGGTCACAGTTTTTTTCGATTCAACTCGACGAATCGACAGATGTTGCGAATCTGTCCCAGTTGTTGGTCTTTGTTCGTTATACCACCGAAAAAGGAATTGCAGAAGAATTACTCTTCTGCAACCCTCTCCAGACCACGGCCAAATCTCAGGATGTGATGGACCTTATCAATGACTTTTTCGAAGACACCAACATCACCTGGGAGTCTCTGGTTGGGGTGTGCATGGATGGTGACCCAACCATGCTTGGCTCTCGATCGGGATTCATCACGCTCATCCAGCAAAAGAATCCGGCAGTGGAATCAACACATTATCTGATCTACAAAGAGGTGCTTGCTTCGAGAACTATCCCCAAGAACTTCAAGCAGCATCTCGAGACTGTCATCAAAGTCTTCAACTTTATCAAGGGTTCCGCTCTGAACACTCAGCTGTTCTGTCGGCTCTATGAAGGCATGGAAGCCGACCATGAATCGTTGCTCTTTCATACTCAG CTCAACAGGAAACTACAGGGCAAAGGGACCAACATTTTTTTTCAGTCGGACAAGATCAGAGCTTTTGTGGCTAAACTGGAACTGTGGAAGAAAAGAGCGGGGAGTGGAAGTTTTTCCTCACTCCTCACTCTGAACAAATGTGTGGAGGATATGGAGGATGGTCTGCCTGATCCAATAGCTGAGGATATCAAACAACACCTCGAAGGCTTGGAGGAAGAATTCAAGTATTACTTCCCGGGGATCACAAACGAAAGCAACGAGAACAAGCTTATCAGAGACCCATTTCAGAGGAACGTTGATGACGTGCCAGAAGCGTGGCAGGAAGAGTTCCTggacttgaaaaattactctgcAGCAAAGGATGCCTTTCAGAATATGGAACTGGAAGAGTTTTGGACCCAAGTCGGAGGAACCTACCCGCTTCTTGCTACCAATGCTCTGCGGATATTGGTCCAGTTTTCTTCCACTTACCTGTGTGAGACAGGATTTTCGTCACTGGTACACCTCAAGACAAAGACACGCAACAAGTTGGAGGTGGAGGCAGATCTTTGA
- the LOC137620952 gene encoding protein FAM200C-like produces MYNYSSHSNPFIIKLILFGEESQRKLSKISLSDNTVKRRIDELSEDIKEQVLDKIKASRFFAIQCDENVSMENSLWTLVQNLFNIDVELLLESLQEEAVDLKCDSSVKRDFETIKLEEFWVKYLPMYPKVGEEALRVILPFSSTYLCEAGFSALVVLKTKQRNRLDVENDLRCALSSFNTRISH; encoded by the exons atgTATAATTATAGCAGTCACTCCAACCCGTTTATTATCAAGCTAATTCTCTTTGGGGAAGAAAGCCAAAGAAAGTTATCAAAGATTTCCTTATCGGATAACACAGTGAAGCGTCGCATTGATGAACTTTCAGAAGACATAAAAGAACAAGTTTTGGACAAAATAAAAGCATCTCGCTTCTTTGCAATACAGTGCGATGAAA ATGTCTCAATGGAGAATTCTCTTTGGACATTGGTGCAGAATCTATTtaacattgatgtggagttgctactGGAATCACTGCAAGAGGAAGCCGTCGATTTGAAATGTGACTCGAGCGTGAAAAGGGACTTTGAAACAATTAAGTTAGAAGAGTTTTGGGTGAAATATCTCCCCATGTACCCAAAAGTAGGTGAAGAAGCACTTCGTgtgattcttcccttttcttctacttatctttgtgaagcaggattttcagcTCTTGTTGTTCTGAAAACAAAACAGCGCAACCGACTTGATGTAGAAAATGACTTGCGTTGTGCGCTGTCATCCTTCAATACTAGAatttctcactaa